A section of the Sedimentisphaera cyanobacteriorum genome encodes:
- the ablB gene encoding putative beta-lysine N-acetyltransferase, which yields MSGEILISNQENSTNQDRVIDFEGAKVQYGPFSDRVYIMDTGSAVFPDFLINIEKFAREEGLGKIFAKAPLSKSRHLRSLGFKTEGLIPGFYSGKEHCVFMSRFLKPERALSGELAVINEIVSKAASLKQGVKKLPEGFSMQECSREDSKQMAEVYRKVFETYPFPIHQPDYLLETMQDNVSYYCIRNEKGEIIALSSAEKDIPAKNAEMTDFAALPESRGMGLAGILLAEMEKCEAKKDIKTAYTIARAVSHGMNFTFARAGYKYGGTLINNTNISGRIESMNLWYKPLS from the coding sequence ATGAGCGGAGAGATTCTTATCAGTAATCAGGAAAACAGCACAAATCAGGACAGGGTAATCGATTTCGAAGGCGCGAAGGTGCAGTACGGCCCTTTCAGCGACAGGGTGTATATAATGGACACCGGAAGCGCCGTTTTCCCTGATTTCCTGATTAACATAGAGAAATTTGCAAGAGAAGAAGGTCTTGGCAAGATATTTGCCAAGGCCCCTCTTTCAAAAAGCAGACATTTGCGAAGTTTGGGCTTCAAAACAGAAGGCCTGATCCCCGGGTTCTACAGCGGGAAAGAACACTGCGTATTTATGAGCAGATTCCTCAAGCCCGAGAGAGCCCTCAGCGGCGAGCTTGCAGTTATAAACGAGATCGTATCTAAGGCAGCATCACTGAAGCAGGGTGTTAAAAAACTCCCTGAAGGGTTTTCTATGCAAGAATGTTCCCGCGAGGACTCCAAACAGATGGCCGAGGTTTACCGCAAGGTATTCGAGACTTACCCCTTCCCTATACACCAGCCCGATTACCTGCTGGAAACTATGCAGGACAATGTGAGCTATTACTGCATCCGCAATGAAAAGGGCGAGATTATCGCACTTAGCTCTGCGGAGAAAGACATCCCCGCGAAAAATGCCGAGATGACAGACTTCGCCGCACTCCCAGAGAGCAGAGGCATGGGACTTGCCGGCATTCTGCTTGCGGAGATGGAAAAATGCGAGGCGAAAAAAGACATCAAAACCGCCTACACAATCGCAAGAGCCGTTTCGCACGGAATGAACTTCACCTTCGCACGCGCAGGCTATAAATACGGCGGAACACTCATCAACAACACCAACATCTCCGGACGAATCGAATCAATGAACCTCTGGTACAAGCCTTTAAGCTGA
- the rmuC gene encoding DNA recombination protein RmuC, which produces MGYIEIIITAAFSAALAAAVYICFSSRKAAEHNRKELQEELTSLEQELESLRSENFQLKTEKTSLQTQLEERAAAHKREVDQLKEMKKQLEESFKSLSSEALSKNSEEFLRLAKESLTKHHAEAKNELDKNRNKFDELVKPIKESLGNMDKTLSESEKARHSSFKVLGEKINALKQSEAEIKRETANLVTALRRPAVRGRWGEMQLRNVVEMAGMSRFCDFSEQVTAETTRDRPDMIVNLPNGKKIVVDSKAPLEAYLDSLEAQDETEKNAQLQRHAGHIADQIDKLGGKEYGKQFEQSPEFVVLFLPGEMFFSAALEQKPDLIERGVKKQVILATPTTLIALLKAVAYGWKQQEVAEQARKIHDEALELCKRLSTFSEHLGKIGENIDKTVQSYNSSVSSLEARLMPQARKINQMVQNDKQIEQLSEVETRTRTLKKNQQD; this is translated from the coding sequence ATGGGATATATAGAGATCATCATTACAGCTGCGTTTTCAGCTGCATTGGCTGCTGCGGTTTATATTTGCTTCTCATCAAGAAAGGCCGCTGAGCACAATCGAAAAGAGCTGCAGGAAGAGCTAACCTCCCTTGAACAAGAGCTTGAGAGCCTTCGCAGTGAGAATTTTCAGCTGAAAACAGAGAAAACATCCCTCCAGACACAGCTGGAAGAGAGAGCCGCTGCCCATAAACGCGAGGTTGACCAGCTAAAGGAGATGAAAAAGCAGCTTGAAGAATCGTTCAAATCGCTCTCGTCCGAAGCACTCAGCAAAAACAGCGAGGAATTCCTCAGGCTCGCCAAAGAAAGCCTCACAAAACACCACGCAGAGGCAAAGAACGAACTGGACAAGAATCGCAATAAATTTGATGAGCTCGTAAAGCCGATAAAGGAATCGCTCGGGAATATGGATAAAACGCTTTCCGAATCCGAGAAGGCAAGGCACAGCTCGTTCAAGGTTCTTGGCGAGAAAATAAACGCATTGAAGCAGTCTGAGGCGGAAATCAAGCGTGAAACTGCCAACCTCGTTACGGCTCTCCGCAGGCCGGCGGTTAGGGGAAGATGGGGCGAGATGCAGCTCAGAAATGTTGTGGAGATGGCCGGGATGAGCCGGTTTTGCGATTTCTCCGAGCAGGTTACTGCTGAGACCACCAGAGACCGCCCGGATATGATTGTGAACCTGCCCAACGGAAAGAAGATTGTGGTGGACTCAAAGGCGCCGCTCGAGGCATATCTCGATTCGCTCGAGGCTCAGGACGAAACAGAGAAAAACGCCCAGCTCCAGAGGCATGCAGGCCATATCGCAGACCAAATAGACAAGCTCGGCGGCAAGGAATACGGAAAGCAGTTTGAACAGAGCCCTGAATTTGTGGTGCTTTTCCTGCCCGGCGAGATGTTCTTCAGCGCGGCTCTGGAGCAGAAACCTGATCTGATTGAGCGAGGGGTGAAAAAGCAGGTTATCCTCGCCACACCCACCACGCTGATTGCGCTTCTCAAGGCAGTGGCGTACGGATGGAAGCAGCAGGAGGTTGCAGAGCAGGCAAGGAAGATACACGATGAGGCACTCGAGCTGTGCAAACGCCTGAGCACTTTCTCAGAACACCTTGGAAAGATAGGGGAAAATATCGATAAAACGGTACAGTCTTACAACAGCTCGGTATCCTCGCTCGAAGCGCGACTTATGCCTCAAGCGAGAAAAATAAACCAGATGGTACAAAACGATAAACAGATCGAGCAGCTTTCAGAAGTGGAAACGAGAACCAGAACTCTAAAGAAAAATCAGCAGGACTGA
- the kamA gene encoding lysine 2,3-aminomutase, whose protein sequence is MKLTTNQRQIFDNIDSDAALSKWQDWKWQIKHCVHDLKTFENLLEVKLPEEVHEQFKKTVKKFPMSITPYYLSLINTDDILNDPIFMQGFPSGKELDIDEYDMEDPLHEDNDSPMECITHRYPDRVLFMVSNTCSMYCRHCTRKRRVGDKDSIPNKKELLAGIEYIKNHPQIRDVLLSGGDPFLLSDKMIDWLLTELRAIDSVEIIRIGTRTPVVLPQRITPELVEILKKHQPVWINTHFNHPREITSSSRRALRLMADAGFPLGNQSVLLAGVNDCPRIMRALVHKLAYNRVRPYYLYQCDLSEGLSHFRTPVGKGIEIIESLIGHTSGFCVPTYVIDAPGGGGKIPVMPNYLISWSTNKVVLRNYEGVITTYNEPNSYEPSFCDRKCEKCNLQLSLDDADEYKSLGISKLLGDYDETISLVPENNSRHERRDSYQ, encoded by the coding sequence AATCAGAGACAAATTTTCGATAATATAGACAGTGATGCCGCTCTTTCTAAGTGGCAGGACTGGAAATGGCAGATAAAACATTGTGTACACGACCTTAAAACTTTTGAAAATCTTCTGGAAGTAAAGCTTCCGGAGGAGGTTCACGAGCAGTTCAAGAAAACTGTGAAGAAGTTTCCGATGTCTATCACTCCTTACTACCTCTCTCTGATCAACACCGATGATATATTGAACGACCCGATCTTTATGCAGGGTTTCCCCTCCGGCAAGGAGCTGGACATCGATGAATACGATATGGAAGACCCCCTCCACGAAGACAACGACAGCCCGATGGAGTGCATAACGCACAGATACCCGGACAGGGTTCTTTTCATGGTTTCAAATACGTGTTCGATGTATTGCCGGCACTGCACGCGCAAGAGGAGAGTGGGCGATAAAGACAGCATACCCAACAAGAAGGAGCTTCTTGCGGGGATCGAATATATAAAGAACCACCCCCAGATTCGCGACGTGCTTCTCAGCGGAGGCGATCCGTTCCTGCTCTCAGATAAAATGATAGACTGGCTGCTCACTGAGCTTCGGGCTATAGACAGCGTTGAGATAATCAGGATCGGCACAAGAACTCCGGTAGTACTCCCTCAGAGGATTACACCTGAGCTTGTTGAAATACTCAAAAAGCATCAGCCTGTATGGATCAATACGCACTTCAATCACCCGAGGGAAATCACCTCCTCGTCCAGAAGGGCATTGCGTCTTATGGCAGACGCAGGCTTCCCGCTGGGGAATCAGTCTGTTCTGCTTGCAGGCGTGAACGACTGCCCGCGTATTATGCGTGCTCTCGTGCATAAGCTTGCATACAACAGAGTTCGTCCGTATTACCTGTATCAGTGCGACCTCTCAGAAGGCCTGAGCCATTTCCGCACGCCTGTGGGCAAGGGAATCGAGATTATCGAAAGCCTTATCGGCCATACCAGCGGATTCTGCGTGCCAACGTATGTTATAGATGCCCCGGGCGGAGGCGGAAAGATTCCGGTGATGCCGAACTACCTTATATCATGGTCAACAAATAAGGTGGTGCTGAGGAATTATGAAGGCGTTATCACTACCTACAACGAGCCGAATTCATACGAGCCTTCATTCTGCGACAGAAAGTGCGAGAAGTGTAATCTGCAGCTCTCGCTTGATGATGCCGATGAGTATAAGAGCCTCGGTATAAGCAAACTGCTCGGCGATTACGATGAGACCATCTCACTCGTGCCGGAGAACAACTCTCGACATGAGCGGAGAGATTCTTATCAGTAA